Below is a genomic region from Sphingomonas phyllosphaerae.
CGGATCGAACTCGGCCAACCTGATCGCCGATGCGTGGCTGAACGGCGTCCGAGGCTTCGACGTCAACACGCTTTACGAAGCGATGGTCAAGAACGCGACGACGTCGCAAGGTCGCCCGCGCGACGCCAAGGGCAAGGTGCTGAGCGCGGTCGGGCGGGAAGGCGTCGAACTGTACAACCAGCTCGGCTACGTTCCGTACGATGTCGGTATCAACGAGAATGCGGCGCGAACGCTGGAATATGCCACCGCCGACTTCTCGCTCTCGCGGCTGGCCGCCGCGCTCGGCAAGACCGACGATGCGCGCAAATATGCGGCGCAGGCGCAGAATTACCGCAAGCTCTTCGATAGCCGGAGCGGCTGGATGCGCGGGCGCAACCGCGACGGATCATGGGCGACGCCGTTCAATCCGTACAAATGGGGCGACGCGTTCACCGAGGGCAATTCGGTCCATTACAGCTGGTCGGTGATGCAGGACGTACAGGGACTGATCGACCTGATGGGCGGCCGCGAGAAGTTCGTCGCACGGCTCGACGCGGTGTTTTCGACGCCGCCGATCTTCGACGACAGCTATTACGGGCAGGTCATTCACGAAATCCGCGAGATGCAGATCGTCGACATGGGCCAATATGCGCACGGCAACCAGCCGATCCAGCACATGATCTATCTGTACGACTGGGCCGGCGCGCCGTGGAAGGCGCAATTCCATGCGCGCGAGGTGATGCGCAAGCTCTACTCGTCGGCGCCCGATGGCTACCCGGGCGACGAGGACAACGGCCAGACCTCCGCGTGGTACGTCTTCTCGGCGCTGGGCTTCTATCCGGTCACGCCGACGGTCGGGCAATATGCGATCGGGAGCCCGCTATTCCGACGCGCGCGCGTCACGATGCTCGGCGGCAAGGTCCTGACGATCGAGGCTCCGGGCAATGGTCGCGACAACGTCTACATCCAATCGGCGACGCTGAACGGCATCTCGCACGATCGCCCGTGGCTGGCGCGCGAGGAGCTGCAGGCCGGCGGCACGCTGCGCTTCACGATGGGCGCCACGCCGAACAAGGCATGGGGTGCCCGGCCAGAGCAGGCGCCGTTCTCGCTGAGCACGGCGAAACGGACGCGATAGCGACATCCGGAGGAGGTCAGGCGAGCAGCGCAGACAGCGAGCGGGCGGTGACGATGGCGAGAGGCTGACCTGCGGCGATCGCCTGTTCGGCCTTCCGCACTTTCGGATCGGTGCGCAGCCAGGCTTCGTAGCGCGGATCGCCGCCGATCACCACCAACGTGGTCGTGCGGCCGATCGAGCTTCGGACGACCCCGCCCGCGGCGGCGATGGCATGCGCCGTCGGGCCGTCGCGTGGTTCGCCGACGATGACCACGCGCTCCCCGATCAACGGCCCGGAGGACGCAGCCAGCGGGGCCGGACCGGCGGGCAGGGGAGGTGCCATCCAGTCGCCGAGCGACATGCCCGTATGTTCGATGGCCCGCACGATCACCCATCCCGCGGCACGCGCATCGCTCAGCGCGTCATGATGGCGGTGTTCGACGCCCAGGAAGCGGGCGAGGCCGCCGAGCTTGTGGTTGGGCAGATCGGGCCATGCGCGTTTCGCAACGCGAACGCTGTCCAGCCATATGGTCTCGATCTCGGCACAGCCGTGCATTTGGCACGCCGCCGCCAGCGCGCCCTTGTCGAACATCGAGTGCGCCACCGTGACCGCGCCGGACAGATGCCGGTCGATCACGGCATGGACATGCGCGAAGGTCGGCTGACCGATGACGTGATGCGCGGCGATGCCATGAATGCGGCTGTTCATCGGATGGAATTCGTCACAGGGATCGAGCAGCGTCTCCCACGCGAACAGCTCGCGCCCATCGCGGAAGCCGACGATGCCGACCTGACAAATGCTGCTGACGCGCGAGCAGGCGGTCTCGACGTCGATGACGACGAAGTCCGGCGTATCGATCGCCCGGTGCGGCATGTGGCTCATGGCCGTCCCATAGCCTTTCGGCCGCGTTCGGACAGACTGCGCAGCGTGATCGACCAGCGTGTCGCCTCCATTGGCGCGATGCTGTGCTCCCACGCGTACCGCGCTTCGCCATGAAGGTGATAGATGCCGCGCGCGGGCAGCGGCAAGGTGCGGCGTGCGAAACCGGTGTCCGAACGGCGACGAAACCGCATCGCCGCCGCCGCACCCAGGGAGATCCCGACCACATGCTCGAAGTGTGGCCGATCGCGATGCCAGCCGATCCCGGCACCCGGATCGTAGCGGATGAGCAGCGCCTGTTGCAGGGTGCCGGGTTCGAGACCGGCGAAGCGCTCGGCACGATCACGGATTTGTGCCAGCCATTCGGGTAGCGGATCGGTCGCGGCGAGCGCGCCCTTGTCGAAATCATAGTGGATGCCGAAGCTGTGGGTCAGCCGTTTGCCTTCCCAGCCCTGGAACCGGAACGGCAACAGGTTCAGCGCATCGATCGCCGCAGCGAGGTCGCGTTCCTCGGCCGCCGTGACGACGTCGTCTGCCGCTGCGAGGCCGGCAAGAAGCGGGGCATCGAAGAGATCACGCATCCGGCGCGCCCATAAAGCGAAGGGCCGCCCCGTCAGGAGCGGCCCTTCCATTGTCGGCCGGAGCCGGCGATTGTTCAGGCGAGGACACGACCCTCAGAAGCGATCATCCGCTCACCCTTCGCCGATGCCGGCGTGTGACAATGAGACATTCGACCACCTCCTTCCCGTTGTTGACGTTGACGGTAAGATGGTTCCGGGCATCGTCTTTTCAAGGCCTTGAAGCCTCTTCGCCATGCGCGGGGAGCACGGCCGCCATGCCGACGCCCTCAGCTTTGCAACAGTTCCTGCAGGAGCATCGTGACCTCGCCGGGACGTTCGATCGGGGCCAGATGGCCGCAACTGCGGATCTCGTGAAAGCGGGCGCCGGGAATACGATCGCAGAGCGCACGGGCGTCGGAGGGGAGGCAGATGCGATCGCGATCGCCCACCGCCACCAGCGTCGGCACGCGCACCGCGGCGATCGCGGGATCGATGTCGGGCCGGGCGAGGATGGCACGCTGCTGCCGTTCGAACACCGCCGCGCCGACGCGCTCGGCCATGGCCTGAACGGGGCCGCTGACGATCGGGGTCAGCGTCGGGTCGGCGTGCGGGGCGGTCGCCAGCAATCCCTGATCCGCGACCGCACGCGGACGCATCTGCATCGAGGCGCGGGTGCCGAACAGCGCCACCTGTTGCACCCGGTCAGGCGCCTGACGGATGATTTCGAGCGCCACATAGCCGCCGAGGCTGACCCCCGCGACCGCGAAACGCGGCGGCGCATGCGCCAGCACCCGCGCCGCCATCGCCTCAAGCGTATCGTCGACGCTCAGGTCGCCCAGCATCGGGTGCGTAATGTCGCTGAGGTCGACGATCTGTCGCGCCCAGAGCTGGCCGTCACACCCCATGGCCGGAAGCAGGATCAGGGGCGGTGCGTTGCGGGTCATGGCGATGTCTCCCGTGAGAGGGGGTGAGCGGCGGCCGTCTCAGGCGATCAGCGGAAAGGCGAGCACGGCCATGCCGACCAGCGTCATCACGGCGCACACGACCGCGGCGGGCACCAGCGTGAAGCGCTGGTGATCGGCGAGGTCGATGCCTGCGAGGCTGACCAGCAGATAGGTCGACGGCACCAGCGGGCTGAGCAGGTGCACCGGTTGCCCCATCAGCGAGGCGCGCGCGATCGCCATCGGCGAGACGCCATAGTGCGCACCCGCCTCGGCGAGGATCGGCAGCATCCCGAAGTAGAAGGCGTCATTGGAGATGAAGAAGGTGAACGGCAGGCTGAGCAGCGCGGTGATCGGCGCCATGTACGGCCCGAGCACCGGCGGGATGAAGCCGACGACTTCCTTGCTCATCGCCTCGACCATGCCGGTGCCCGACAGGATGCCGGTGAAGATACCCGCCGCGAAGATCAGCGAGACGACCGACAGGACATTGCCGGCATGGGCGGCGATCCGCTCCTTCTGTTCCGCCACCTGCGGATAGTTGACGATCATCGCGACCGCGAAGGCCAGCATCATCAGCACCGACAGCGGCAGGATGCCCGACACCAGCCCCGCGATCAGCGCGAGCGTCAGCGCGCCGTTGAACCAGCGCAGGTGCGGACGGCGTGCCTCGGGGAACTGCGACACGGCCATGCCGGTGAAGGCGGTCGGCTCATTGGCCTTCACATGACCGATGCGGCGGCGCTCCTTCCGCCCGAACCAGATCGCCAGGCCGATGAGGAAGGCCAGCCCGGCGATCATGCCGGGGATCAGCGGCAGGAACAGCGTGGCGGGATCGAGCTTCAGCGCACTGGCGGCGCGCGCGGTCGGTCCGCCCCAGGGGGTCAGGTTCATGATCCCGCTGGTGCTCATCAGCAGGCAGCACAGATAGAGCCGGTTCATGTCATACCGCTTGTAGAGCGGCAGCAGCGCGGCGATGGTGATGATGTAGGTCGTCGACCCGTCACCATCGAGGCTGACGATCGCGCACAGCACCACCGTGCCGATCAGGATCGCCAGCGGATCGCCATGGACGATGCGCAGCAACCGGTTGACCAGTGGATCGAACAGCCCCGTATCGGTCATGATCGAGAAGAACAGGATCGCGAACAACAGCATCACGCCGGTCGGCGCGAGATTCTTGATGCCGTCGATCATCATGTCGCCGAGCCCGGAGGCGAAGCCGGCGAGCAGCGCGAACGCGGTCGGTACGACGATCAGCGCGACCAACGGAGTCATCCGCTTGGTCATGATGAGCGTCATGAAGGTGGCGACCATCAGGAAGCCGAGCAGGGCAAGATCCATCGAGGGATGCTCCGTGAGGGAGAAAGGGGGTGTTCAAAAGGTGACGGCGATGCGGGTGCCGATCGTCTCACCACTGTCGTCGCCGACGAAGGCGCCGGCGCGATTGTCGGTGTCCCAATGGACCCAGTTGAACTGGAGACGGGTGAAGCTGTTGAGATACCAGTTGGCGCCGACCGTCGCGGCCCAGCCACGCCCGCCGGTAAGCAGGCTGGTGTAATCGAGGTTTTCGTAGCGCGCGGTCAGCTCGATCGCGCCCGGTCCGCCTTCGAAGATCGGCTTCAGGACGCGCGGCTGGCCGAAGCTGCCGAGGCGCGGATTGTACGGCGGCAGATCGCCGGTGAGGAACCAGCCACCCGACACGCTCCACGCCTTGCTGACGAAGTCCGGCCGTCCGGCATCGAGCCGCGCGCGGCGTTCGCCGGCTTCACCCATCAGCCAGACCGGGCCGATATAGCCGCCCAGTTCGGCACCGTAACCGGTGGTGCTGCGTCCGCCGAGCAGCGCGCCGGTCGAGACGCGCAGCGCGCCGTTGAAGCGGCCGCCGATCACCGTGTTGCGGGTCAGCGTCGTCGCCGCCGAAGACAGCGCTTCGTCGAAGCCCCAGAGCCCGACGTGCAGCACCGAGCGCTCCGACTTGATGGGGTTCCAGTGCGCCCGCGCGAGCATCGTGCGGCTGTCGTTGGTCGCCTGATTGCCGTCGATCCGGTCCCCGGTCAGCGTCAGCGAGGCATGGCCCGACTTCCAGAACACGCGCGGCATGATACCGACACCGTAGAAGCCACGCTGCGGGATGATCGCGGTGGAGACGACGGTACGTTCCATGAACGGCGTCGAATCCGACCCGGTCGACCCTTCGAAGCCGCGATCGTTGAACAGATGCCCGGCGCGCACGTCGTAATCGAGGCCGGGCCGGATGCGGTTGCGCCAGCCGATGAACGCGGTGACGATGTCGACCTCGTTCTCCGAGAAGTCGGATTCGAACTGGTAGAAGAAGTGCGTCCCCACGCCACCTTCGAGGCCGAGGCGCAAGGCGCGCATGCCGGTGGTGGTGATGTTGCGGCCGTTATACTTCGATCCGAACGTGGAGCTGACGTCGGTCAGGATGCGCCCGCGCGGCTTGAAGGTGTAGATGCCGTCGGCCGAATGGAAGACCGGCAGACCCGCGCCCCATTCGGTCGTCACGCCGGCCGCGTTGGCCTGTTGCGCCTGCACCACGTCGCGGTCGGCCGGCCCGGGCGGGACGAGCTGCGGCGCGAAGGGGCGGGTGACGACGTCGCGCGCGGTCGACCCGGATTGCGCCAGCTGCGGAGCAGGAGCGGGAGCGGCTGTCGGGACGGGCGCGGTGCTGACGGTCGCCGTCGGGCTCGCGGTGGCCGTGGCGCCCTCCAGCCGGTCGAGCCGTGCCCGTAACGCCGCGATCTCGGCGGCCTGCTGGCGGACGAGCGCGGCAAGTTCCTCGCTGGTCGGCGTCTGGGCGAGCGCGGGCGTGGCGGCGAGCAGCGCGACGAGCGCGGTGGCGGTTCGGATCGGGATCATCGGTCGGGAGCCTCCTGAGCAAGAGTGGCGCGCCATTCGGCCAGGAAGCGGCGGCGCTTGATCGTGTCGAGATTGACGAGAAGCTGCGGCCCGACGCGGATCGGGCGCTGTTGTTCGGGGGACAGCCGCGGCGCGCGGACGTCGCTGCGCACCGGCAACAGCCATTGCCGTGCGAGCAACGTCTGTCCGGTGCGCGACAGCAGGAAATCGAGGAACAGCCGCGCCGCCGCCGGGTGGCGCGCATCGCGGGCGATGAAGGCGACGCGCGAGGCGACGATCGTATAGTCGCGCGGGAACACCACCCGGATGTTCGGATCGCGCCGCGCCCGGGTCAGCGCATAGGGGCCGACGACATTGTAGGCGATCGCGATGCGCCCCGTCGAAACCGCGTCGAGCATCGGCTCGGTCGTGCGCGACAGCAGCGGCCGGGTCGCGGCGATCGCCTGCACCAGCGAGCGGGTATCGCGGGTGATCGCATGATCCTCGGTCAGATAGAGGTAGCCGACGTTGGACCGCGCAGGGTCATAGGTCGCGACCTTGCCCGTCAACTGCGCGCGACGGGTGCGCAGCAGGCGTTCGAACGCCTCATGCGTGCGCGGCACCTGCGCGTCTGGGATGAGGCGACGGTTGACGACGAAGCCGACCGGCTCGGCGGTGACGCCATAGCCCATGTTCTTCCACACCGCCGCCGCCGGCAGCGCGGGCTTTTCGGGGCTGAGATAGCTTTGTGCGTAGCCGTCGTTGATGAGCTTGGCCTGCAGGTCCATGGCCGAGGACCAGATCAGGTCGGCGCCAGCGGCGTGGGCGCGGGTCTCGGCGACGACGCGGTCGTAGATCGTGCGCGACTCCAGATCCTCGTACCGCACCGCGACGCCGGGATAGGCACGGTGAAAGGCGGCGATCA
It encodes:
- a CDS encoding exonuclease domain-containing protein; the protein is MSHMPHRAIDTPDFVVIDVETACSRVSSICQVGIVGFRDGRELFAWETLLDPCDEFHPMNSRIHGIAAHHVIGQPTFAHVHAVIDRHLSGAVTVAHSMFDKGALAAACQMHGCAEIETIWLDSVRVAKRAWPDLPNHKLGGLARFLGVEHRHHDALSDARAAGWVIVRAIEHTGMSLGDWMAPPLPAGPAPLAASSGPLIGERVVIVGEPRDGPTAHAIAAAGGVVRSSIGRTTTLVVIGGDPRYEAWLRTDPKVRKAEQAIAAGQPLAIVTARSLSALLA
- a CDS encoding alpha-ketoglutarate-dependent dioxygenase AlkB, which encodes MRDLFDAPLLAGLAAADDVVTAAEERDLAAAIDALNLLPFRFQGWEGKRLTHSFGIHYDFDKGALAATDPLPEWLAQIRDRAERFAGLEPGTLQQALLIRYDPGAGIGWHRDRPHFEHVVGISLGAAAAMRFRRRSDTGFARRTLPLPARGIYHLHGEARYAWEHSIAPMEATRWSITLRSLSERGRKAMGRP
- a CDS encoding alpha/beta fold hydrolase, translating into MTRNAPPLILLPAMGCDGQLWARQIVDLSDITHPMLGDLSVDDTLEAMAARVLAHAPPRFAVAGVSLGGYVALEIIRQAPDRVQQVALFGTRASMQMRPRAVADQGLLATAPHADPTLTPIVSGPVQAMAERVGAAVFERQQRAILARPDIDPAIAAVRVPTLVAVGDRDRICLPSDARALCDRIPGARFHEIRSCGHLAPIERPGEVTMLLQELLQS
- a CDS encoding CitMHS family transporter gives rise to the protein MDLALLGFLMVATFMTLIMTKRMTPLVALIVVPTAFALLAGFASGLGDMMIDGIKNLAPTGVMLLFAILFFSIMTDTGLFDPLVNRLLRIVHGDPLAILIGTVVLCAIVSLDGDGSTTYIITIAALLPLYKRYDMNRLYLCCLLMSTSGIMNLTPWGGPTARAASALKLDPATLFLPLIPGMIAGLAFLIGLAIWFGRKERRRIGHVKANEPTAFTGMAVSQFPEARRPHLRWFNGALTLALIAGLVSGILPLSVLMMLAFAVAMIVNYPQVAEQKERIAAHAGNVLSVVSLIFAAGIFTGILSGTGMVEAMSKEVVGFIPPVLGPYMAPITALLSLPFTFFISNDAFYFGMLPILAEAGAHYGVSPMAIARASLMGQPVHLLSPLVPSTYLLVSLAGIDLADHQRFTLVPAAVVCAVMTLVGMAVLAFPLIA
- a CDS encoding porin; translated protein: MIPIRTATALVALLAATPALAQTPTSEELAALVRQQAAEIAALRARLDRLEGATATASPTATVSTAPVPTAAPAPAPQLAQSGSTARDVVTRPFAPQLVPPGPADRDVVQAQQANAAGVTTEWGAGLPVFHSADGIYTFKPRGRILTDVSSTFGSKYNGRNITTTGMRALRLGLEGGVGTHFFYQFESDFSENEVDIVTAFIGWRNRIRPGLDYDVRAGHLFNDRGFEGSTGSDSTPFMERTVVSTAIIPQRGFYGVGIMPRVFWKSGHASLTLTGDRIDGNQATNDSRTMLARAHWNPIKSERSVLHVGLWGFDEALSSAATTLTRNTVIGGRFNGALRVSTGALLGGRSTTGYGAELGGYIGPVWLMGEAGERRARLDAGRPDFVSKAWSVSGGWFLTGDLPPYNPRLGSFGQPRVLKPIFEGGPGAIELTARYENLDYTSLLTGGRGWAATVGANWYLNSFTRLQFNWVHWDTDNRAGAFVGDDSGETIGTRIAVTF
- a CDS encoding ABC transporter substrate-binding protein; translation: MRTLILSMLMLSAAATARADAQRPAAYPRSYDTLVADARAERGVRVYGNADTAAMRPLIAAFHRAYPGVAVRYEDLESRTIYDRVVAETRAHAAGADLIWSSAMDLQAKLINDGYAQSYLSPEKPALPAAAVWKNMGYGVTAEPVGFVVNRRLIPDAQVPRTHEAFERLLRTRRAQLTGKVATYDPARSNVGYLYLTEDHAITRDTRSLVQAIAATRPLLSRTTEPMLDAVSTGRIAIAYNVVGPYALTRARRDPNIRVVFPRDYTIVASRVAFIARDARHPAAARLFLDFLLSRTGQTLLARQWLLPVRSDVRAPRLSPEQQRPIRVGPQLLVNLDTIKRRRFLAEWRATLAQEAPDR